One genomic region from Apodemus sylvaticus chromosome 1, mApoSyl1.1, whole genome shotgun sequence encodes:
- the Hspbp1 gene encoding hsp70-binding protein 1, translating into MADQGSGGSRLPLALPPASQGCSSGGSGSSAGGAGNPRPPRNLQGLLQMAITAGSAEPDPPPEPMSEERRQWLQEAMSAAFRGQREEVEQMKNCLRVLSQATPPTAGEAELATDQQEREGALELLADLCENMDNAADFCQLSGMHLLVGRYLEAGAAGLRWRAAQLIGTCSQNVAAIQEQVLGLGALRKLLRLLDRDSCDTVRVKALFAISCLVREQEAGLLQFLRLDGFSVLMRAMQQQVQKLKVKSAFLLQNLLVGHPEHKGTLCSMGMVQQLVALVRTEHSPFHEHVLGALCSLVTDFPQGVRECREPELGLEELLRHRCQLLQQHEEYQEELEFCEKLLQTCFSSPTDDSMDR; encoded by the exons ATGGCAGACCAAGGTTCAGGGGGCAGTCGCCTCCCTCTTGCGTTGCCTCCGGCCTCCCAGGGTTGCTCGTCGGGGGGCAGTGGCTCCTCAGCAGGGGGCGCAGGCAATCCCCGGCCTCCGCGGAACCTCCAAGGCCTGCTGCAGATGGCTATTACTGCGGGCTCTGCGGAGCCAGACCCCCCTCCAGAACCCATGAGCGAGGAG AGACGCCAGTGGCTGCAGGAAGCCATGTCGGCTGCCTTCCGGGGCCAGCGAGAGGAGGTGGAGCAGATGAAGAACTGCCTCCGGGTCCTGTCCCAGGCCACACCCCCAACGGCCGGCGAGGCTGAGCTGGCCACTGACCAGCAGGAGCGGGAAGGGGCACTAGAGCTGCTGGCGGACCTGTGTGAGAACATGGACAATGCGGCAG ATTTCTGCCAGCTGTCAGGCATGCACCTGCTAGTGGGTCGGTACCTGGAGGCCGGGGCCGCAGGGCTGCGCTGGAGGGCGGCCCAGCTCATCGGCACGTGCAGTCAGAACGTGGCAGCCATCCAGGAGCAGGTGCTGGGCCTGGGTGCCCTGCGCAAGCTGCTCCGACTGCTCGACCGGGACTCCTGCGACACGGTACGAGTCAAGGCTCTCTTCGCCATCTCCT GTCTCGTCCGAGAGCAGGAGGCTGGGTTGCTGCAGTTCCTCCGCCTGGATGGGTTCTCAGTGCTGATGCGGGCCATGCAGCAGCAGGTGCAGAAGCTCAAGGTCAAGTCAGCATTCCTGCTGCAGAACCTGCTGGTGGGCCACCCTGAGCACAAAG GAACCCTTTGCTCCATGGGGATGGTCCAGCAGCTGGTGGCCCTTGTGCGGACAGAACACAGTCCTTTCCATGAGCATGTGCTTGGAGCCCTGTGCAG CCTTGTGACAGACTTCCCTCAGGGTGTTCGTGAATGCCGGGAGCCTGAGCTGGGCCTGGAGGAACTGCTCCGTCACCGCTGCCAGCTGCTGCAGCAGCATGAGGAGTACCAG GAGGAGCTGGAGTTCTGTGAAAAGCTGTTACAGACCTGCTTCTCCAGCCCTACGGACGACAGCATGGATCGGTGA